A single genomic interval of Chryseobacterium paludis harbors:
- a CDS encoding TonB-dependent receptor has product MKGLLFLGLTASSLGFVQAQKTDTIKIKEIEAVNFTKRLPVAKEIINVQKDLDSRNLGQDLPILLKNQTSVISTSDAGNGVGYTGFRIRGVAGRGINVMMNGVPFNDSESQGTFFVNVPDLTSSASQIIIQRGVGTSNNGVSAFGASINVISKDPDDKFYVKTDDSYGSFSTYKYSAEVGSGKFWNNRLSLMGRYTHISSDGYIDRASSRLDSYNFTALFEEGKTRIRLMAFGGKEKTYQAWNGIDRKTWETDPKFNYSGAIYGTDGNITGFYNNETDNYRQNHYQLLWEQRFNDHWNLETTLHYTKGKGYYENYKQGDPFSTYNLPDILDEGELIKDSDFIRKKWLNNDFYGIVSTLYGKYENLDLNFGVVGNQYYGRHYGNVTGVFYPINEHEYYRGRSVKNEVAGFAKALYKINDFEFFGDLQLRNIDYDTKIILAGDNEGANLKKNWLFFNPKAGVNYRIGNGKIFLSYAHAQREPNRDDLIANNDVKAEKLHDFEAGFEKQLGIVSLTANLYYMYYVNQLVLNGELNNVGAFIRTNSGESYRRGIEVGAVAKLSKQWEVSGNVSVSQNRNQDFKIENETLVKELGNTQISFSPDIVANLGLKFNPNKNFQFSLMNQYVGKQYLDNTEDKNLQLKDYLLTDFNAQYEFKIANNDIALKLLVNNIFNKKYVNNGAVYGGEPYYFSQAGTNFMFGISWKIQ; this is encoded by the coding sequence ATGAAAGGATTACTTTTTTTAGGGCTTACTGCAAGCTCGTTGGGTTTTGTACAAGCCCAAAAAACAGACACCATAAAAATTAAGGAAATTGAGGCTGTCAACTTCACCAAAAGACTTCCTGTTGCTAAAGAAATTATTAATGTTCAGAAAGATCTTGATAGTCGAAATCTAGGTCAGGATCTACCTATACTTTTAAAAAATCAGACTTCTGTTATATCTACTTCAGATGCTGGAAATGGAGTTGGATATACCGGATTTAGAATTCGTGGGGTTGCTGGTAGAGGAATCAATGTGATGATGAATGGAGTTCCTTTCAATGACTCCGAAAGTCAGGGGACCTTTTTTGTGAATGTTCCTGATTTAACGAGTTCTGCTTCACAGATCATTATTCAAAGAGGAGTAGGGACATCAAACAATGGAGTTTCAGCCTTTGGAGCAAGTATTAATGTGATCTCTAAAGATCCGGATGATAAGTTCTATGTAAAAACTGATGATAGCTATGGATCATTCAGTACTTATAAATATTCAGCGGAAGTTGGTTCTGGAAAATTCTGGAACAACCGTCTTTCTCTAATGGGAAGATACACGCACATTAGTTCTGATGGATATATTGATAGAGCTTCATCTAGATTGGATTCCTATAATTTCACTGCTTTATTTGAGGAAGGTAAAACAAGAATTCGTTTAATGGCTTTTGGTGGGAAAGAAAAAACCTATCAGGCCTGGAACGGAATAGACAGAAAGACCTGGGAAACAGATCCTAAATTCAATTATTCAGGAGCAATCTACGGAACAGATGGGAATATCACCGGTTTTTATAATAATGAAACAGATAATTACAGACAGAATCATTATCAATTACTTTGGGAACAAAGGTTTAATGATCACTGGAATTTAGAAACTACTTTACATTATACGAAAGGAAAAGGGTATTATGAAAACTACAAACAGGGGGATCCTTTTTCAACATATAACTTGCCGGATATCCTTGATGAAGGAGAGCTAATAAAAGATTCTGACTTTATCAGGAAAAAATGGCTGAATAATGACTTTTACGGAATTGTTTCAACGCTTTACGGAAAGTATGAAAACCTTGATCTTAATTTTGGAGTAGTTGGAAATCAATATTATGGAAGACATTATGGTAATGTAACCGGAGTTTTTTATCCTATTAATGAACACGAATACTACAGGGGACGATCTGTAAAAAATGAAGTGGCTGGATTTGCTAAGGCTTTGTATAAAATAAATGACTTTGAGTTTTTCGGAGATCTACAGCTTAGAAATATAGACTATGACACAAAAATTATATTGGCTGGTGATAATGAAGGTGCTAATCTAAAGAAGAATTGGTTGTTCTTTAATCCAAAAGCCGGTGTAAATTATAGAATTGGAAATGGGAAAATATTCTTATCATATGCCCATGCTCAACGTGAACCGAATAGGGATGATCTTATCGCTAATAATGATGTAAAAGCAGAAAAGCTTCATGATTTTGAGGCAGGATTTGAAAAGCAGTTAGGAATTGTTTCGTTGACTGCTAACTTGTATTATATGTATTATGTAAATCAGTTGGTTCTAAATGGTGAGCTTAATAACGTTGGTGCATTTATAAGAACAAATTCTGGTGAAAGTTATAGAAGAGGAATTGAAGTGGGGGCAGTAGCAAAACTTTCAAAACAATGGGAAGTTTCAGGTAATGTGAGTGTGAGCCAAAATAGAAATCAGGATTTTAAAATAGAAAATGAAACGTTGGTTAAGGAGTTGGGAAATACACAGATTTCATTCTCACCGGACATTGTTGCCAACTTAGGATTGAAATTTAATCCTAATAAAAATTTCCAGTTTTCTTTGATGAATCAATATGTAGGGAAACAGTATCTTGATAATACAGAAGATAAAAATTTGCAGCTTAAAGACTATCTTCTTACTGACTTTAATGCACAGTATGAATTCAAAATTGCCAATAACGATATTGCTTTAAAGCTACTGGTGAATAATATTTTTAATAAGAAATACGTAAACAATGGAGCTGTGTATGGTGGAGAGCCTTACTATTTTTCACAGGCAGGAACTAATTTTATGTTTGGAATAAGTTGGAAAATTCAATAA
- a CDS encoding WG repeat-containing protein, producing the protein MKKYQVKKTSKTVQKKVAQPKINPDLVFINEDIPVLIPQKKDGKFGYINQKGKFIIQPEYHIAVFFAEDCNLLYSPNEKIRKFGTKDYATVEKDLISYRIDQSGKRVYQYKNPDLGKCKTEFKQQQYQAYILNGFYGIIEPSKFVNAADYRDYQIYPQYEYLHIMEGDDVSDPMIVASHNDRFGVIDVHNKVVIPFEYSNIKRNFSWKLGKMFEVTKDGINYYYIDSKNKAY; encoded by the coding sequence GTGAAAAAATATCAGGTTAAAAAAACTTCAAAAACGGTTCAGAAAAAAGTAGCTCAACCTAAAATTAATCCTGATCTGGTATTTATTAATGAAGATATTCCTGTCCTGATTCCTCAAAAGAAGGATGGAAAATTCGGATATATTAATCAAAAAGGAAAATTTATTATTCAACCTGAATATCATATTGCCGTATTTTTTGCTGAAGACTGCAATCTTTTGTACTCTCCTAATGAAAAAATCAGAAAGTTTGGAACAAAAGATTATGCTACTGTTGAAAAAGATCTGATTTCCTACAGAATAGATCAGTCCGGTAAAAGAGTTTACCAATACAAAAATCCAGATTTGGGAAAATGTAAAACTGAATTTAAACAACAGCAATATCAGGCTTATATTTTGAATGGCTTCTATGGAATTATTGAACCTTCAAAATTCGTAAACGCAGCCGATTATAGAGATTATCAGATCTATCCTCAGTATGAATATCTTCATATCATGGAAGGGGATGATGTTTCAGACCCTATGATCGTAGCATCTCATAATGACAGATTTGGAGTGATCGATGTTCATAATAAAGTGGTCATTCCTTTTGAGTATTCTAATATCAAGCGAAACTTCAGTTGGAAATTGGGGAAAATGTTTGAAGTAACCAAAGATGGAATCAACTACTATTATATTGATTCAAAGAACAAAGCATATTAG
- a CDS encoding bifunctional aconitate hydratase 2/2-methylisocitrate dehydratase yields MNIYKDYIKEIEERKNQGLNPKPIDGAELLSEIITQIKDSGNADRSESLKFFIYNTLPGTTSAAGVKAKFLKEIILGESLIDEISPAYAFELLSHMKGGPSIEVLLDLALGNDISIAKEAANVLKTQVFLYDADTNRLKEAFNCGNEIAKEIIESYAQAEFFTKLPEVAEEIKVVTFIAGEGDISTDLLSPGNQAHSRSDRELHGKCMITPQAQDEIKALQAQHPDKSVMLIAERGTMGVGSSRMSGVNNVALWTGKQASPYIPFVNIAPIVGGTNGISPIFLTTVDVTGGIGIDLKNWVKKLDADGNPIRNENGEPILEETYSVATGTVLTINTKTKKLYNGDQELIDISKAFTPQKVEFIKAGGSYAIVFGKKLQTFAAKLLGIETPLVFASSKEISHEGQGLTAVEKIFNRNAVGTTPGKVLHAGSDVRVEVNIVGSQDTTGLMTSQELESMAATVISPIVDGAYQSGCHTASVWDKKAQANIPKLMKFMNDFGLITARDPKGEYHAMTDVIHKVLNDITIDEWAIIIGGDSHTRMSKGVAFGADSGTVALALATGEASMPIPESVKVTFKGNMKEHMDFRDVVHATQAQMLKQFGGENVFQGRIIEVHIGTLPADQAFTFTDWTAEMKAKASINISEDSTLIESLEIAKGRIQIMIDKGMDNHNQVLQGLINKADKRIAEIRSGEKPALTPDANAKYYAEVVVDLDVIIEPMIADPDVNNDDVSKRYTHDTIRALSFYGGEKKVDLGFVGSCMVHKGDLKIVSQMLKNIERQQGKVEFNAPLVVAAPTYNIIDELKAEGDWEFLEKYSGFEFDDNTPKGEARVEYKNMMYLERPGCNLCMGNQEKAAKGDTVLATSTRLFQGRVVEDSERKKGESLLASTPVVVLSAIIGRIPNIDEYKAAVEGIDLTKFVPPIKELVQVGH; encoded by the coding sequence ATGAATATTTATAAGGATTACATCAAAGAGATTGAAGAAAGAAAAAACCAGGGGCTTAATCCAAAGCCAATTGATGGTGCTGAATTACTAAGTGAAATTATCACACAAATTAAAGATTCAGGTAATGCAGATCGATCGGAGTCTCTTAAATTTTTCATTTATAACACCTTACCCGGAACGACAAGTGCAGCGGGAGTGAAAGCTAAATTTTTAAAAGAAATTATTCTGGGTGAATCTCTAATAGATGAGATCTCACCAGCTTATGCTTTTGAGTTGTTATCTCATATGAAAGGTGGCCCTTCAATTGAAGTGTTGCTGGATCTGGCTTTGGGTAATGATATATCTATTGCCAAAGAAGCGGCAAACGTTCTTAAAACACAGGTTTTCCTTTATGATGCTGATACAAATCGTTTAAAGGAAGCATTCAATTGCGGTAATGAAATCGCAAAAGAAATTATTGAAAGCTATGCACAAGCAGAGTTTTTCACTAAACTACCGGAAGTTGCTGAAGAGATTAAAGTAGTGACATTTATTGCTGGTGAAGGGGATATTTCAACTGACTTACTTTCTCCGGGTAATCAGGCTCACTCAAGATCAGACCGTGAACTTCACGGTAAATGTATGATTACTCCTCAAGCGCAGGATGAAATTAAAGCATTACAGGCACAACATCCTGACAAAAGTGTGATGTTGATTGCAGAGAGAGGAACAATGGGTGTAGGCTCATCAAGAATGTCAGGGGTAAACAACGTAGCTTTATGGACTGGTAAACAAGCAAGCCCATATATCCCATTCGTAAACATAGCTCCAATTGTAGGAGGAACAAACGGTATTTCTCCAATTTTCCTTACAACTGTTGATGTTACAGGAGGTATTGGTATTGACCTTAAAAACTGGGTAAAAAAACTGGATGCAGATGGCAACCCGATCCGTAATGAAAATGGAGAACCCATCCTTGAGGAAACTTATTCTGTAGCTACAGGAACTGTTCTTACCATTAATACAAAGACAAAAAAACTTTATAATGGTGATCAAGAGCTGATTGACATTTCTAAGGCATTCACTCCACAGAAAGTTGAATTTATAAAAGCTGGTGGATCATACGCTATCGTATTTGGTAAAAAACTTCAGACATTTGCAGCAAAACTTCTAGGAATAGAAACACCCCTTGTTTTTGCTTCGTCAAAAGAAATTTCTCATGAGGGACAGGGTCTTACAGCAGTAGAAAAAATATTCAACAGAAATGCAGTAGGTACAACACCAGGAAAAGTGTTACACGCAGGTTCAGATGTTCGTGTAGAAGTTAATATCGTTGGTTCACAGGACACAACTGGTCTTATGACTTCTCAGGAATTGGAATCAATGGCGGCTACAGTAATTTCCCCAATTGTTGATGGTGCATACCAATCAGGTTGTCACACCGCTTCAGTATGGGACAAAAAAGCTCAGGCCAACATTCCAAAATTAATGAAATTCATGAACGATTTCGGTTTGATCACAGCTCGTGACCCGAAAGGTGAATATCACGCTATGACTGACGTGATTCACAAAGTTCTTAATGATATAACAATCGATGAGTGGGCAATCATTATTGGTGGTGACTCACACACAAGAATGTCCAAAGGTGTTGCTTTTGGAGCAGATTCAGGAACAGTTGCTCTTGCACTCGCTACAGGTGAGGCTTCTATGCCAATTCCCGAATCTGTTAAGGTAACATTCAAAGGAAACATGAAGGAGCATATGGATTTCCGTGATGTGGTTCATGCAACACAAGCTCAAATGCTTAAACAGTTTGGAGGAGAGAATGTATTCCAGGGAAGAATCATCGAGGTTCACATTGGAACGCTTCCTGCTGACCAGGCATTCACATTTACAGACTGGACTGCCGAAATGAAGGCAAAAGCTTCTATCAATATTTCTGAAGATAGCACCCTAATTGAATCATTGGAAATTGCAAAAGGCAGAATCCAGATCATGATTGACAAAGGCATGGATAATCATAATCAGGTTCTTCAGGGATTAATTAACAAAGCTGACAAGAGAATCGCTGAAATCAGATCAGGTGAAAAACCGGCTCTAACTCCAGATGCAAATGCTAAGTATTATGCTGAAGTGGTTGTTGATCTTGATGTGATTATAGAACCAATGATTGCCGATCCTGATGTAAACAATGATGATGTTTCTAAACGATACACCCATGATACGATCAGAGCGCTTTCTTTTTATGGAGGAGAGAAAAAAGTAGATCTTGGTTTTGTTGGATCTTGTATGGTTCACAAAGGAGATTTGAAAATTGTTTCTCAAATGCTTAAAAATATTGAAAGACAGCAAGGCAAAGTTGAGTTTAATGCTCCACTTGTTGTAGCTGCACCAACATACAACATCATCGATGAATTAAAAGCAGAAGGAGACTGGGAGTTTTTAGAAAAATACTCTGGCTTCGAATTTGATGATAATACTCCTAAAGGCGAGGCTCGTGTTGAATATAAAAACATGATGTATCTTGAACGCCCCGGATGTAACCTTTGTATGGGTAATCAGGAAAAAGCGGCTAAAGGAGATACTGTATTAGCGACTTCTACCCGTCTTTTCCAAGGAAGAGTAGTTGAAGATTCTGAGCGTAAAAAAGGAGAATCTCTACTTGCATCAACTCCGGTTGTTGTTCTATCTGCTATCATTGGAAGAATTCCTAACATAGACGAATATAAAGCTGCAGTTGAGGGCATTGACCTGACTAAGTTTGTACCCCCTATTAAAGAACTGGTTCAGGTTGGTCATTAA
- a CDS encoding aconitate hydratase — MTFDIDMIKKVYERYPERIAAARQIVAKPLTLSEKILYTHLWEGNATQAHERGNSYVDFAPDRVAMQDATAQMALLQFMQAGKAKVAVPSTAHADHLIQARVGAESDLQEGINKNSEVFNFLSSVCDKYGIGFWKPGAGIIHQVVLENYAFPGGMMIGTDSHTVNAGGLGMVAIGVGGADAVDVMAGMAWELKMPKLIGIKLTGKMSGWTSAKDVILKVAGILTVKGGTGCIVEYFGEGAESLSATGKGTICNMGAEIGATTSTFGYDDSMRRYLAATGRQDVVDAADKIAEHLTGDAEVYANPEQYFDQVIEINLSELAPHLNGPFTPDLATPVSEFRAKAEANGWPLEVEWALIGSCTNSSYEDLSRAASIVEDAVAKGVKPKAILGINPGSEQVKFTAERDGFLDSFRKFENTRIFTNACGPCIGQWDREGADKGEKNSIIHSFNRNFAKRADGNPNTHAFVASPEMVAAVAISGRLDFNPITDTLTAENGDQVRLDEPKGSELPAKGFAVDDNGYQAPSEDGSSVVVKVSPTSDRLQLLEEFPAWDGKNITGAKILIKAFGKCTTDHISMAGPWLKYRGHLDNISNNMLIGAVNAYNMETNHVKNELTGEFGEVPAVQRAYKAAGIPTIVVGDQNYGEGSSREHAAMEPRHLGVKAVLVKSFARIHETNLKKQGMLGLTFANEADYDKILEDDTVNFLDLDQFAPEKQLTLEFVHADGTKDIIMANHTYNAQQIDWFKAGSALNLIKKQEN; from the coding sequence ATGACTTTCGACATTGATATGATTAAAAAGGTGTACGAGCGCTACCCCGAGAGAATTGCTGCGGCAAGACAAATCGTGGCAAAACCTCTTACGCTATCTGAAAAAATATTATACACCCACCTTTGGGAAGGAAATGCAACACAAGCACATGAAAGGGGAAATTCTTATGTAGATTTCGCTCCAGACAGAGTAGCCATGCAGGATGCAACAGCGCAGATGGCACTTTTACAATTCATGCAGGCTGGAAAAGCTAAAGTGGCTGTTCCTTCAACTGCTCATGCCGATCACCTGATCCAGGCAAGAGTAGGTGCAGAATCAGATTTACAGGAAGGTATCAACAAAAACTCTGAAGTTTTCAATTTCCTGAGTTCTGTTTGTGATAAATATGGAATTGGCTTCTGGAAGCCGGGAGCTGGTATCATTCACCAGGTTGTATTGGAGAACTATGCTTTCCCTGGAGGTATGATGATCGGTACGGACTCTCATACGGTAAATGCAGGAGGCCTTGGTATGGTAGCCATCGGAGTAGGTGGTGCTGATGCGGTAGATGTAATGGCAGGAATGGCTTGGGAACTTAAAATGCCTAAATTGATCGGTATCAAATTAACCGGTAAAATGAGTGGCTGGACTTCTGCAAAAGATGTGATCTTAAAAGTGGCAGGAATCCTTACCGTAAAAGGGGGAACAGGATGTATCGTAGAATATTTCGGAGAAGGAGCAGAATCTCTTTCAGCAACAGGTAAAGGAACCATCTGTAACATGGGTGCTGAAATCGGAGCGACTACTTCTACTTTCGGATATGATGATTCAATGAGAAGATACTTGGCAGCAACAGGAAGACAAGATGTAGTAGATGCGGCTGACAAAATTGCAGAACACCTAACTGGTGATGCTGAAGTATATGCAAACCCTGAACAATATTTTGACCAAGTAATCGAAATTAACCTTTCAGAACTGGCACCTCACTTAAACGGACCTTTTACTCCAGATTTAGCAACTCCTGTTTCTGAATTCAGAGCTAAAGCTGAAGCTAACGGATGGCCATTAGAAGTTGAATGGGCTCTTATCGGTTCTTGTACCAACTCTTCTTACGAAGATTTATCAAGAGCTGCTTCTATCGTTGAAGATGCGGTAGCAAAAGGAGTAAAACCAAAAGCAATCTTAGGAATCAACCCTGGATCCGAGCAAGTGAAATTCACAGCAGAAAGAGATGGTTTCTTAGATTCTTTCAGAAAATTTGAAAACACGAGAATCTTTACGAACGCTTGTGGGCCTTGTATCGGACAATGGGACAGAGAAGGTGCTGATAAAGGAGAGAAAAACTCAATCATCCACTCTTTCAACAGAAACTTTGCAAAGAGAGCAGATGGTAATCCAAATACTCATGCTTTCGTAGCTTCTCCAGAAATGGTAGCAGCAGTAGCAATTTCAGGAAGATTAGACTTTAACCCTATTACAGATACATTAACTGCAGAAAACGGTGATCAGGTAAGACTTGACGAGCCAAAAGGATCTGAATTACCGGCTAAAGGATTTGCTGTAGATGACAACGGTTACCAGGCTCCATCTGAAGATGGTTCGTCCGTAGTAGTAAAGGTAAGCCCTACATCTGATAGACTTCAATTGCTGGAAGAATTCCCAGCTTGGGATGGTAAAAACATTACCGGAGCTAAAATTCTAATTAAAGCTTTCGGAAAATGTACAACCGACCATATTTCTATGGCTGGGCCATGGTTGAAATATAGAGGTCACCTTGATAACATTTCAAATAACATGTTGATTGGAGCTGTCAATGCTTACAACATGGAAACGAATCATGTTAAAAATGAATTAACAGGTGAATTTGGTGAAGTTCCTGCTGTACAGAGAGCTTATAAAGCTGCTGGAATTCCTACGATTGTAGTAGGAGATCAAAATTATGGTGAAGGTTCATCAAGAGAGCATGCCGCAATGGAACCAAGACATCTTGGTGTAAAAGCAGTATTGGTAAAATCATTTGCACGAATCCACGAAACGAATCTTAAAAAACAAGGTATGTTAGGGTTAACATTTGCTAATGAAGCTGATTATGATAAAATCTTAGAAGATGATACTGTTAACTTCTTAGATCTTGATCAGTTTGCCCCAGAAAAACAGCTTACACTAGAATTTGTACATGCTGATGGAACAAAAGACATTATTATGGCAAACCATACGTACAATGCTCAACAAATTGACTGGTTCAAAGCAGGTTCTGCGCTAAACCTTATCAAGAAACAGGAAAACTAA
- a CDS encoding TonB-dependent receptor plug domain-containing protein: MRNFKHRSIITSATLISTFYYAQSDTIKSKKIDEVVLLGSRGSGRSLTDTPVPVDVINISKILKQSPVNNISQALNYIVPSFSSTSHTVNDGTDFVDPAQLRGLGPDQVLVLFNGKRRHQSSLINVTLTPGRGSVGTDLNAIPAFALDKIEVLRDGASAQYGSDAIAGVVNLGLKKRLGFSGQLFLGGYASPVTNNFSGGLDGETISLDLNYGFKLGKQGFFNITTSTQYRDPYSRAGVRNGDIYNAYNAINYRAAQDGVDIDGLYKNIGNTPNNQQIINAIKQYATKVNYFSSDLQSQISNANSISTLQGLLGGDVTNDELAYRGLERKDFSIRAGQSKLQSAQVYYNSEVPINDDWKVYSFGGYSYRLGNAGGFFRLPNTERNINFITPNGYLPQIEATINDYSYAAGIKGKWNGWNVDLSNTFGKNIFNFGVVNTFNSSLVSNSPRSFDAGGLEFLQNTLNLDFSKKYDVLHGLNIAFGGEYRYENYKVNAGKENSYASYDIFGNVVTVNTPKNELVTDFFGNTRPAGSQVFPGFSPDNAVSGNRNSVAGYLDVELEPTDWWLVEGALRYENYSDFGSTFNYKFATNVRLVDNFNWRGAVSTGFRAPSLAQIYYSSTSTLIQQGQTTQVGTFRNNSEAAQALGIPKLKQETSQSYSTGLTWKVPKLNLVVTADVYYIKIKDRVVLTDLFSRPDGTFAPGSDQAVLQNAFDLARASAANFFANAVDSQTKGLDLTISQTTRLGSGISLENYFGFNLNQTKRIGEIHASPKLVSQIDSYFSEPNRVYFEEAVPRVKATLSNALKFSAFNVLVRNSFFGKVTDADVLDANFDGVVGKQEHFVLNNRFVTDLSVGYDFNKNVSATIGSNNIFNVMPSKNPLINSLTADNQFVYSRQVSQYGIGGRFLFARVEFKF, encoded by the coding sequence ATGCGCAATTTTAAACACAGAAGTATCATCACTTCAGCCACCCTTATTTCGACATTTTACTACGCACAATCAGATACTATAAAATCTAAGAAAATAGACGAGGTGGTTCTACTTGGATCCAGAGGATCTGGTAGATCACTAACAGATACACCCGTTCCGGTAGATGTTATTAATATTTCAAAAATATTGAAACAAAGTCCGGTTAATAATATAAGTCAGGCCTTAAACTATATAGTCCCTTCTTTTTCTTCTACATCACATACTGTGAATGATGGAACCGATTTTGTCGATCCGGCACAACTAAGAGGGTTAGGACCGGATCAGGTTTTAGTCTTATTTAATGGAAAAAGAAGACACCAATCTTCACTGATTAACGTTACCCTTACACCTGGAAGAGGTTCTGTAGGAACAGACCTTAATGCTATTCCTGCTTTTGCATTGGATAAAATCGAAGTATTAAGAGACGGTGCTTCTGCACAATATGGTTCCGATGCGATTGCCGGAGTTGTCAATTTAGGTCTTAAAAAGAGATTAGGTTTTTCTGGTCAACTATTTTTGGGTGGATATGCTTCACCTGTTACCAATAATTTTTCGGGAGGCTTGGATGGAGAAACCATTTCCTTAGATCTTAATTATGGTTTTAAATTGGGGAAACAAGGTTTTTTTAATATTACCACATCAACGCAATATCGGGATCCTTATTCAAGAGCAGGGGTGAGAAATGGTGATATTTACAATGCCTATAATGCCATTAACTATAGAGCAGCACAAGATGGAGTGGACATTGATGGATTGTATAAAAATATTGGTAATACACCTAATAACCAACAGATTATCAATGCGATCAAGCAATATGCAACAAAAGTAAATTACTTTTCATCTGATTTACAGTCGCAAATTTCAAATGCAAATAGTATTTCAACATTACAGGGATTACTGGGTGGAGACGTTACTAATGATGAACTTGCTTACAGAGGATTAGAACGAAAAGATTTCAGTATCAGAGCTGGACAATCGAAACTGCAGTCGGCACAGGTGTACTATAATTCAGAAGTTCCTATTAATGATGACTGGAAAGTTTATTCTTTTGGTGGTTATAGCTACAGGTTAGGAAATGCGGGTGGTTTTTTCCGTTTACCAAATACGGAAAGGAATATCAATTTTATTACCCCTAACGGATATTTACCACAGATTGAAGCAACCATTAATGACTATTCTTATGCAGCTGGAATTAAAGGAAAATGGAATGGCTGGAATGTAGACCTAAGCAATACTTTTGGTAAAAACATATTCAATTTCGGAGTAGTAAATACTTTTAATTCTTCCCTGGTTAGTAACTCTCCAAGAAGTTTTGATGCCGGAGGTTTAGAGTTTTTACAGAACACACTTAATCTTGATTTCTCAAAAAAATATGATGTACTACATGGGCTAAACATAGCTTTTGGAGGAGAGTACCGTTACGAAAATTATAAAGTGAATGCGGGTAAAGAAAACTCTTATGCTTCTTATGATATTTTTGGAAATGTAGTAACAGTCAATACTCCTAAAAATGAGTTGGTAACCGATTTTTTTGGAAATACCAGACCTGCCGGTTCACAGGTATTTCCGGGTTTCAGCCCTGATAATGCAGTTTCTGGTAATAGAAATAGTGTTGCGGGATATTTGGATGTTGAACTGGAGCCAACTGATTGGTGGTTGGTAGAAGGAGCATTACGATATGAGAATTATTCAGATTTTGGATCAACATTCAATTATAAATTTGCGACCAATGTAAGATTGGTTGATAATTTCAATTGGAGAGGCGCTGTATCTACAGGTTTTAGAGCACCATCATTGGCTCAGATTTATTATAGTTCAACATCTACGTTGATTCAGCAGGGACAGACTACACAGGTGGGAACCTTTAGAAATAATTCTGAAGCGGCACAGGCTTTGGGAATTCCAAAATTGAAACAGGAAACTTCCCAATCTTATAGTACTGGGCTTACTTGGAAAGTTCCGAAACTGAATTTGGTCGTTACAGCAGATGTCTATTATATTAAAATTAAAGACAGAGTGGTATTAACTGACTTGTTTTCGCGACCGGATGGAACTTTCGCTCCGGGATCTGACCAAGCTGTTCTTCAAAATGCTTTTGATCTTGCCAGGGCGAGCGCTGCTAATTTCTTTGCTAATGCAGTTGATTCGCAAACAAAAGGACTTGATCTTACTATTTCACAGACCACGAGATTAGGTTCTGGAATTAGCCTGGAAAACTATTTTGGTTTCAATCTTAATCAGACCAAAAGGATTGGTGAGATCCATGCGTCTCCCAAGTTAGTAAGTCAAATTGATAGTTATTTTTCAGAGCCTAACAGAGTGTATTTTGAAGAAGCAGTTCCTCGTGTAAAAGCTACTCTTTCGAATGCTCTAAAATTTTCTGCCTTTAATGTTCTGGTAAGAAATTCTTTCTTTGGTAAGGTAACAGATGCTGATGTTTTGGATGCTAACTTTGATGGAGTTGTAGGTAAACAGGAACATTTTGTATTGAATAATCGCTTTGTAACCGATCTTTCTGTTGGATATGATTTTAATAAAAATGTTTCAGCAACAATAGGAAGTAATAATATATTCAATGTTATGCCTTCTAAAAATCCTCTTATCAATTCTTTAACTGCAGATAATCAGTTTGTTTATTCGAGACAGGTTTCCCAATATGGTATTGGTGGGAGATTTTTATTCGCAAGAGTTGAATTTAAATTTTAA